In one Cervus elaphus chromosome 9, mCerEla1.1, whole genome shotgun sequence genomic region, the following are encoded:
- the BSG gene encoding basigin codes for MAAGQIAVLGLVLLSAQGGFGAGSRIWTTINDDGSKTRLTCALNHSATEIVGHRWVKGGKVLKEDTLPDLKTEYEVDSEDRSGQYSCIFLPEHAGRTDLEVKGPPSVMAVKKSEHATEGETVVLVCKSDSFPPIIYWLWYKKSESGDQVITNGTQSKFFVVSSESRTELHIPGVDLKEDPGTYVCNGTSLEGTSQAAITLRVRNRFAALWPFLGIVAEVLVLVTIIFIYEKRRKPDEVLDDEDTGSAPLKSSGNPLNDKDKNVRQRNSS; via the exons ATGGCGGCTGGTCAGATCGCGGTCTTGGGGCTCGTGCTGTTGAGCGCCCAGGGTGGCTTCGGGGCAG GGAGCAGGATCTGGACGACCATAAACGATGATGGCTCCAAAACGCGGCTCACCTGTGCCTTGAATCACAGTGCCACAGAAATTGTGGGCCACCGCTGGGTGAAGGGGGGCAAGGTGCTGAAGGAGGATACCCTGCCTGACCTGAAGACGGAGTATGA GGTGGACTCAGAAGACCGCTCAGGCCAGTACTCCTGCATCTTCCTTCCAGAGCACGCGGGCCGCACCGATCTGGAAGTGAAAG GACCCCCCAGCGTCATGGCTGTGAAGAAGTCAGAACACGCCACGGAGGGGGAGACTGTGGTCCTGGTCTGCAAATCGGACTCCTTCCCGCCGATCATCTACTGGCTGTGGTACAAGAAGAGCGAGTCCGGGGACCAAGTCATCACCAACGGCACCCAGAGCAAGTTCTTTGTGGTGTCCTCGGAGAGCCGCACGGAGCTGCACATCCCCGGCGTGGACCTGAAGGAGGACCCCGGCACGTACGTGTGCAACGGTACCAGCCTGGAGGGCACCAGCCAGGCGGCCATCACGCTGCGCGTGCGCAACCGCTTCGCTGCCCTTTGGCCCTTCCTGGGCATCGTGGCCGAGGTGCTTGTTCTGGTCACCATCATCTTCATCTACGAGAAGCGGCGGAAGCCGGACGAGGTCTTAGATG ATGAAGACACAGGCTCTGCTCCATT GAAGAGCAGCGGGAACCCCTTGAATGACAAAGACAAGAATGTTCGCCAGAGGAACTCCAGCTGA
- the GZMM gene encoding granzyme M isoform X2: protein MSPRSPTGRLGVNCAGAQGQNRGGPRSEMLLLLMVLEALWAGGNTFETHIIGGRNAVPHSRPYMVSLQKSGCHQCGGVLLNQNWVLTAAHCVTQPTQQLRLVLGLHVLGEPSPTYRIKKVVLHPKHKPVPHLENDLALLKLDGKVKPSKTIQPLALPQGRQAVAAGTRCSVAGWGLTHQPGQLAKVLQELDLRVLDTRMCNNSRFWNGTISPHMICLAADSKSQAPCKGDSGGPVVCRRGQVAGILSFSSVECTDIFKPPVAVAVAPYMPWIKKVLRH from the exons ATGTCACCTCGCTCCCCCACAGGAAGGTTGGGTGTGAACTGTGCTGGGGCTCAGGGCCAGAACCGTGGAGGCCCCCGATCCGAGATGCTGCTCCTGCTGATGGTCCTGGAAGCCCTGTGGGCAG gaGGCAACACCTTTGAGACCCACATCATTGGGGGTCGAAACGCTGTCCCCCACTCACGCCCATACATGGTCTCGCTGCAGAAGTCTGGCTGCCACCAATGTGGCGGGGTGCTCCTGAACCAAAATTGGGTGTTGACAGCTGCCCACTGCGTGACCCAGCC GACGCAGCAGCTGAGGCTTGTGCTGGGGCTCCATGTGCTGGGAGAGCCCAGTCCTACCTACCGCATCAAGAAGGTGGTCCTGCACCCCAAACACAAGCCAGTCCCTCATCTGGAGAATGACCTCGCGCTGCTAAAG CTGGATGGGAAGGTGAAGCCCAGCAAGACCATTCAGCCCCTGGCCTTGCCCCAAGGGCGCCAGGCGGTGGCCGCAGGCACCCGTTGCAGCGTGGCCGGCTGGGGCCTGACCCACCAGCCTGGGCAGTTGGCCAAGGTGCTGCAGGAGCTGGACCTGCGTGTGCTGGACACCAGGATGTGCAACAACAGTCGGTTCTGGAACGGCACCATCAGCCCCCACATGATCTGCCTGGCAGCTGACTCCAAGAGCCAGGCCCCCTGCAAG GGGGACTCAGGCGGGCCTGTGGTGTGCAGAAGAGGCCAAGTGGCTGGAATCCTGTCCTTCAGCTCCGTGGAATGCACTGACATCTTCAAACCCCCCGTGGCTGTCGCCGTGGCCCCCTACATGCCCTGGATCAAGAAGGTCCTCCGCCACTAA
- the GZMM gene encoding granzyme M isoform X1, which produces MSPRSPTGRLGVNCAGAQGQNRGGPRSEMLLLLMVLEALWAGGNTFETHIIGGRNAVPHSRPYMVSLQKSGCHQCGGVLLNQNWVLTAAHCVTQPTQQLRLVLGLHVLGEPSPTYRIKKVVLHPKHKPVPHLENDLALLKLDGKVKPSKTIQPLALPQGRQAVAAGTRCSVAGWGLTHQPGQLAKVLQELDLRVLDTRMCNNSRFWNGTISPHMICLAADSKSQAPCKGDSGGPVVCRRGQVAGILSFSSVECTDIFKPPVAVAVAPYMPWIKKVLRGLS; this is translated from the exons ATGTCACCTCGCTCCCCCACAGGAAGGTTGGGTGTGAACTGTGCTGGGGCTCAGGGCCAGAACCGTGGAGGCCCCCGATCCGAGATGCTGCTCCTGCTGATGGTCCTGGAAGCCCTGTGGGCAG gaGGCAACACCTTTGAGACCCACATCATTGGGGGTCGAAACGCTGTCCCCCACTCACGCCCATACATGGTCTCGCTGCAGAAGTCTGGCTGCCACCAATGTGGCGGGGTGCTCCTGAACCAAAATTGGGTGTTGACAGCTGCCCACTGCGTGACCCAGCC GACGCAGCAGCTGAGGCTTGTGCTGGGGCTCCATGTGCTGGGAGAGCCCAGTCCTACCTACCGCATCAAGAAGGTGGTCCTGCACCCCAAACACAAGCCAGTCCCTCATCTGGAGAATGACCTCGCGCTGCTAAAG CTGGATGGGAAGGTGAAGCCCAGCAAGACCATTCAGCCCCTGGCCTTGCCCCAAGGGCGCCAGGCGGTGGCCGCAGGCACCCGTTGCAGCGTGGCCGGCTGGGGCCTGACCCACCAGCCTGGGCAGTTGGCCAAGGTGCTGCAGGAGCTGGACCTGCGTGTGCTGGACACCAGGATGTGCAACAACAGTCGGTTCTGGAACGGCACCATCAGCCCCCACATGATCTGCCTGGCAGCTGACTCCAAGAGCCAGGCCCCCTGCAAG GGGGACTCAGGCGGGCCTGTGGTGTGCAGAAGAGGCCAAGTGGCTGGAATCCTGTCCTTCAGCTCCGTGGAATGCACTGACATCTTCAAACCCCCCGTGGCTGTCGCCGTGGCCCCCTACATGCCCTGGATCAAGAAGGTCCTCCGC gggctttcctga